The Deltaproteobacteria bacterium genome has a segment encoding these proteins:
- a CDS encoding iron-containing alcohol dehydrogenase yields MGSGLELRKFVAPEIVFGAKARTMTGGFARNLGLAKVLLVSDPGVVAAGWVGEIRQSLESEGIAYDMFTNITPNPRTEEVMAGAEAYLAGGCNGIVAVGGGSPMDCAKGIGIVATSGGHILDY; encoded by the coding sequence ATGGGGAGCGGGTTGGAGCTCAGGAAATTCGTGGCTCCGGAAATCGTTTTCGGGGCTAAGGCCAGGACCATGACCGGCGGATTCGCCCGCAATCTTGGCCTGGCCAAGGTTCTCCTGGTTTCGGATCCCGGGGTGGTCGCGGCCGGCTGGGTCGGCGAAATCAGACAATCCCTGGAGTCCGAAGGAATCGCCTACGACATGTTCACGAACATCACGCCCAATCCCAGGACCGAGGAGGTCATGGCCGGTGCCGAGGCCTATCTGGCCGGGGGGTGCAACGGGATCGTGGCCGTGGGCGGGGGCAGCCCCATGGACTGCGCTAAAGGTATCGGCATCGTAGCAACCAGCGGCGGGCATATCCTCGACTACGA